ATAGAGGAGATGAGTTAATAAAGAAATTAGATATGTTATCATCGAATCCTCTCCTCGCGGGCGATGCGAGGCCACACAACACCATTGCTGAGCGTGGAGGTGCGCTGCCAAATCCCTCGCCCTTCATTCCGTCAATGACGTGCCCTCTAATCTGTCATGTCTACCTGTCACTCGATAACAAGGGGATCGGCCACTGCGGCATAACGCCGCACATAGGAGAATGCGCAAGATCGGGGGTAGCGGGATCGGCTGACGCCGATGGTGGCAGCAACGAGGGTCTGGCATAAGGTGATTTCTGCATCAGCTCCATCGTCAGGTTCTCTCAGGCACCGCTCCAGCAGTGATGCCGGAGTTCAGTGATGGCTTGGGCGTGCACACAACGGGAGCTTGTGTGACTTCGTGTAGGGGGCTCAGGATCAGAAGATGCCGAGGCTGCGAGTTCTACACAATCATAAGAGGTGATTATACCATGAAAATGAAACATAAAAAAATATACCAAACTTGTATGAAAATATCTAATGAACATCGAGGAGtagatttttttttgttaaaaGTAATTAGTCGAGTGCTTATTCCATATCAAACAACGTCAATTATAACGGCAAACGAGTTAGAATCTTATGGGTTTAGAATATCTTGTGAATGTTTTTTCATACAGATGAATCTTTACATGTATTATGTTACGTATTGCAAAAAAATAGATGACGTAGCAacacacgggcattcaactagtcctTAATAGCTGGAGTGTTCCATCTGAGTACACTCGTCATATATGAAGTAAGAGAAAGAAGTGAAAAATACAGTTATTATCACCATATACAAAGAAACGTGCCACATGCGGTCGAAGGAGCAGGAGATCCGGACGCCCGGAACCGGTGGCCACCGGCGTCCGACGTGGCGGCCGGGGCCGACGCGATGCTCATGGCCGGCTACAGCCACCTCGTGGAGACAGCCGGCCAGGCTCGTGTCTGCCTCCCCTGCTCTCGTGTCGACGCGCCATGGCGGGTGGAATCTGAGTCCGCGCGAGGAAGGAGGAGGCCGCTAGGGTTCATTGCCTAATCGGCCCGTGCCTGTAGGATCGAGCTAGTCATGGGCCTCATATGTCACCTGGACCACGGGCCGTATGACAAATAAGTGAACGCCCATCTTGTTGATACTTGTTTTTCACGGCGCAACCGACAACTTTTGTTTTTTTTGAGACAAGTCAAAAACTCTACAGTAGTTCATTTTGAGTAACATGACAGGTTTTACATTGCACGCGGGAAAATACATACACCCTACGAGCTCTACCACACCATCCACCCTTTTCATTCCATCGTGTAGCTAAAAGACAGCACAAAATATGTTCTTCGGTACCATGGATCTAAAAATAAATTAACAGCTGTTCTTCCTCTCCTTTGCAGGGGAAATTAAAAGGTAATCTCCGCTGTACACAATCTTAGTATCGACATCatctttgttcatgccaattacaCAGCTTGGAATCAAAGCTACTGGCTCTTCTTGAACTTGAGGCTCCCTTTTGGTATCTTGCTCAGGACGCCCTTGTCGAGCTTCTGGTACTGGCTCCCGAGCAGGCCAAGCATGTTGTAAAGCATCTCGTCGATTTGATCATGGTACTTCTCGTAGATCACCGGTAGAGTGTGTGCACTCACAAAACCTGAACCAGAGCACCAATGTAAATGGTgttagaaagaaaaacagagcgaTTGTCCTGATGTCAATCCCCAGCAATATCGAGTGAGATCATAGTTTTTACCGATGTAGATGACACTTATGAGATTGAACCAGCTCCCGATGAAAGAGGCGACGACGAACCCGGCAATCACCTGAAAGAAGTTTCGCTAGTGCTCACTTGACGGGGCAAACTGATCGAACGGACTCCACCTCATAAACCGAATGCATAGGAACATACCATGAGGAACTGCTTCAGATCTCTTCCGCAGGATATATCCTGAAGGCCACCCAAGAACTTGTTCACCTGGGCGCCAACGGCGGCACCAATGTTCGCAAACACCTCCTCCGGTAACTCCACTCGTGGAACGTTGGAAGGAGACCTGAAAATTCAGAAACCATACAGAAATCTTGCTAATGTTTAATCTGCCGACCAAAGTTCAGGTATTGATGGCGCACACGCAAAAAATGCAGAATTTTGTTGGAGTTTTTGCTTATGTACCCATTGAGCATGCCTGCGAAGCTGGACCATCCAAACTGAATAGCCATGCCAAGAACAAGCACAAACGATATAATCGTCAGGAAATGGTAGTCAAGCCATTCGAAGAACACCCAGGCAGCTGTTGCGCCACCAAGAACGCTTGAAGATATCTTCTTGTTCCTCCACAGCAACACGTCGGCGGCTGCGATCATCATCGTCACAAGAAATTAGGCAAGGATCCACCAGCAACTGCATACCAAATtaatggaatataaatataaATGTTATCAAAAGGCCGAGTGTATGGTTCAGACATTTTCCGCCACCGAGGATGTGGTGGACGGACTTGTCGCCGCCGAACAGCTTCTTGGCCTGGCTGGAGATGGAGCCCTCTTCACTGAACCTCACCGACTTCTGCTTGGGGAGCTTGTCGGCGATGGCGTCCATGATGCCGCTTACCATGTTCTCCGCTGCGTTCTCTGAGTGCTCCGGCATCGTTCCCCACCCTGAAGAATACAGTTGTTAGGTAACACCTCTCCATCTGACATGAAGGCAGCTGATGCTTCATTAAGTTTTTGAGCAAGAATATGTAGCTTTTCAGTGTCTTCCACAAAACTGTTGGAAGCGAGTCAGATTGCTCAAGACAACTTTGCTAATTACGGAAAAGAATCTTGATGAAGAATCTTCGGATATGATTTTCATTTGTACATAAAAAATATATTCTAAGATCGCTAACTAGACAAGCTGCTCTTTCGTCTAAGCAGACGAGCAAATCCTGTTCTTTAAGCATGGAAAAGGTAAAGCAAGGTGCTGCATATCCCGATAATTTACAGGCAACAACCAAGAAGAAGAGGGGAAAAGATACAAGCTACAAAGAAAGATGAACTCACCGAGCAAAAATCAGTAGATTAATTAAAGTTGCTGATCTCCTGACGATGAACCCAAGAGGCAGGAATTGGCGTGGTAGTCGATTAGAGAAGACGGGAAAGCtggggaaagttgggaggaaaagTGCAATTTCTTCTCATTTCACTTTTGGTGGAGGAAGAAGAGCAATTAGTATAATGTTGAATGAAAGGGATAGGTGGGCCAGTAGTCTTGCTCGTAATTGGGCTGTGACCCACTGCCTTATTGGAGCAATACGTGTGATCCATTTTGTTTGTCCACATTAGCTTGGAAATTCCCTAAACTAAAAGAACTTGAAATATTCTCTGCCTGCTTCATGCTGATCATGCTCACAGTTTTTATTTGGttttgaatttctatttggaGCTGTGGCTCCCGAACACCGCGACACGTAATATCAGCACCATCCAAACGCGTGTTCTCGTGTTTTCACCCAGACACGGACAAAGCGTTTTTCACCCAGAGTAGATGCTCCTGTTTCCTAAGatgttaaaaaattctgataAAAAATATCGCACacaatctcaaaaaaaaaaatcgcaCATACATCTTAACGTGTGCTCGCAAAGTCGTTTTACAAAAAAATCAATATTATTTATGTCGTGTGTAAAATGATAAAATTTGGTGCTAAAAAATACTTCTTTCGATCCCTTTAAAATGATACTAAATTCAAGTCAATCAAAAAGGATTACGGAGAGTAGCTCTTAATGAGATATTTTTTCTTTCTTTACAGAGGACACAAAAAGTGTTGAATTTCCAGAAAAATTGGGCGTGCATATATAAAATGTCAACATGTATGAGCAAAATTTATGTTTGATTTTTTAGAAATGTTTTAAAAAAATTGAGTGCAGGATCATATACACCTGGGATCAAAATCAAAAGTCTATTTCCAAATCATACTCTTCAAACAAGAAAAGGACAACTATTTATCTTGAGCTCAACTTGCGGCGTACAGTAACTGCATGCTCCGAACGCAGGAGTTGCATACAAGACTGCTCAACAGCTCAATTTCCAGTATAACAAAAAGATTATACAGGCTCGAAACATAGGTAATGTTCTGTTGTGCCTGACATCAGACATTGTGATATTGTAAAGCACTAAGTGTAACCTCGCGATATTTCCTGAAATTTGTATGCATACCAAgaaataagagcatctccagtcgcgtcccctaaACGACGCCGGATCGAGTGATTGAGGGACGTGTTTTTGTTCATGTCGTGTTTGGGAACGTtattccccagccgcgtcccccaaacgccgcccccaagctCTTTTTAACATtaaaatactcattttttctatttttatttaatAGGGAGAAGaaacattccacaaactaatacataattaggaacatggtttacacaaactaagacaTAGTTTGGATATGGTTTTCACAaattaatacatagtttgaatcatggttgacacaaattaaAACATTGGAAAATACGGAAACCTAACTAGCGTTGGCATCGCAGATTTCGTGTATTTGCTGCTAAAAAAGAACactcccagtcacccaaactggaaaatccagctggtgatgATAGCCCTGTTGATCCTTCCGAAAAAGAACATCCAAAATCCTCTGTGTCtattttcgctgcgaagaaataACACTCGGCGTGTTCATTCGTCCTCCTCATCGATGTCGTCGTGGTAGTGCCGGCGGCAGcacgtgtcgtcgaacaccttgacgctcatatcCGCGTCGCCAAGGTAGGAGAATGTGAGCACGCAGCCGGCTTCGAGGtcgtggtagcgcgcgaacttctcttagccggtgtggaggtacatcttgcctcgCCCGTCGAAGAGCACGTCCACCGGCCACCGGCAGCAGTCGCagccagcctcccgcagatgcagcgcggccggctcgttgccggcgacgaagtcggcaaACTTGTctagcagcctctggatgccgagtgggtcgcccttgaggacgatgaCGAACTCGAACAACACTTGCTCCTCCTCCTGCAGGTCTGACAATGAGGACGACAgcgtcgcaggcgacggcgagcgtgcagctctgccgcggccacgaccacgaccacggccgcaacCTCAGCCTCTGccagccatggcgtcgactcttgagatggtggcggctagggtttgtgtgtgagggaTGATGAGAGAGTGCCCCTTTTAattggccggagggaggcgggggagcagtGACGCTCATTAACGTCGTCACGCAGTGCTAAGCGCAACGAGACGTTTCGTTACGCCTCTGCGAAAACtacaccgtcgctgcgcgccaataacttccgtcgcgaggtaggcaacCATTAGGTTAAACTTGAATGTGTCGCTGATGCGTCGGTCCCAtcaccccgcctcgcttttcgttgtgtccggcgtgcccggagcgtcccctgtgtagcggggatggACTCGGGGCGCCGAACACCGTATTGGATCACGCCAAAGGAGCCTTTGAGACGCGCAGCTGGAAACGAAATTTTATCTAGCGTGTCCCCAAATCCCTTTGAAAACGCGAATGGAGGTGCTCTAAAGACTGAGAATATTACAAACTTGTTTTGTCTTTGTGCATTCCAAGAGTTGTTGACAGTTGTGTCCAGAATGAGATGAAATTCTGGGAACAAGAAACTATactctcttcttttttttataaaagaaatatattaatatagAGAGATATCAATTACATTTATGCCATCGTCGCTCGATCAATAGGTCTTAGTTGTTCACCCTAAAGGTCTGAAAACAATGTCTTCTATCATTACCAAGCACAACCAGTTAAGACCGGACATTCGGTTTCATCCTGAAAAGTAGAACTCTAAATTTTACATGTGCTGCCACCCTACTTGCATATTGCTGCTACGAAAACCAGGCCCTACCATACTCTCTTCTAAACTCGGGTCCTTCTGATTTTGACTTGTAACCTCAGGGCCTACTGATCTTCGAAAATGTGCCGGTCTCAGAGAAATAGGTGCTCTGGGTTCCACTTCCAAGGTGGTTTCCATGGGCCTGTGGGTTCGACAGCTCTATTCCCTGTATAAGAGGAACCAACTGTATATTAaaattgatgaaacaataacagggATTCTATGTGGTTAATCTACCAAAAAAATAAACATAGGTAGGACTGGATTAGTATAAACGTGTCGAGATGCATAAGTACCTACTGATTTACACACTATAGCAACCCATACAGTGCCCGATTTACAAGAAAGAAATATAACATGCAATGTATGCGGCAGCATGAGGTAGAACTAACATGTCAACATAGCAAAATGTTCATGATGAATTCGTGGAAGCAAACTCTACGAACTTGTAGTAAAAAAACAATATGCGTGCACTACCTTTTCTGATCCCTCAAACATGAGAAATTAAACAACTAAGCAAATGCAACATAAAAGTTCAATAGCTAGCTAGAGTTGGTAGCACCTTAGCGGCCATAATCAAATGCCCCACAACTGACCTCTCTACAGTAACTGGTCGAGCCCTTCTCTTCTCCGGGCCGATCCGAAGCCTCTCCGCCGGATTAGCCGGCCGGGGACGGTGGAGGTGGTGCGCCGGCGTAGTCTAGGTCTAGTCTAGGTCCTCTCCTCTTCTAGTTTTTAGGTTTACCCTTGTGGATCTTGGCGTGACGCCAGTTGTTTGGAGCGGGGTGCGCGATCTGTTCGGCCAGATCTGGCACCAGGTAGGCTTCCTCTTCGCCGTGTGGTTGCTCCAGTGGCCGGAGCTGCTCGTGAGGAAGAGGAGCATCGTCTCCTTTAATAAGGCTGATGGTGTTCTTGCTGGGGATGGTCTGAGAGGGGGGAGCTGCAGCTCTTCTCAGCCTATGTCCTgccgtggtggcgaggggagGCGGAAGAGGGAGGCTTCTTTCTTCTCCGGGCGGTTCTTGATTCGGTGGCGGCGGATCGTCATCGACGTGCGCATCCAAGCTAGGGGCATCTGCTGCTATCCATGGCCGGTGCGGCGGCCAATCTTCAACAACCTCCAGGATGGAGACTCTTCCTCGTCCTCGCTGCTGGAGCTCGGCGCCTTGTCACCATCAAGTGGTTTGTCCCCGGTGGTCTCCAGGTGTCTGGCGGCGACGGATTGGTGCCGGAATCGGGTGTTCGGGCACTTGCGCCCCGTTCCTCGACAGAGATATCTTGAGGACACCGGCGTCCGGTGGCGGAGGCTACCTAGGACTCGATTGCTTTTGTTTCTTTAGTTCTAGGGTGGTTTTTGCATATTTTGAGGTCCTTTCTTCAAATTCTTGGTTTCTCAGTACGAGTGATGTAAAAGGGCCTCAATGTAATTTGTACCTGCCACGTTTGGAATGAAAATCCTCTGGGGTCTTCTAGACCCCTCCCTTGtgcaaaaaaaaacaatgccccaCAACTGGATCGGCCAAAGGTCATGCATAACACCAATTACCTATCTTGAAGTGAACCAAAGAAAAACCAGAAGCTCACCTGAACTGGTGTAAAGGCCAAACTAGATGTCAATCCAGATGTCGCGCCACTGCTACCATAGCTCTTCTCCTTGAATCTGATATTGGAAAGTAATATGGAATCAAAGAGAGGTTGCAGTGCTTGATACCATAAAAAATGCCAGGAATAAAATATAAAGAGGGATGTGAAGATAAAGGGAGTCACAAATGAACTCGTACAACACTAGCTACTTGGCTACTGGAACCGGTACATGGTGCAAATTATATTTAACAATAAACATCCGTGCAAGCAAAACGACCTAACAGTCAGGGAAACATATACATAATGATGGTATATAAAGCATAAAGCACTACGTTGAAAATATCAAGTTATGGGAATTAGGAATAATATATGAATAACTGAATAAACTCCGCCTATGTTGTCCCAACATAGCCGGTCCCAAGCCCGGGTAAAGGAGGAGGGTTGTGATAAGCTTGGCGAGCCAACGTAAAAAACCCAGCCACCCTTATGAAGATGAAACACAAAAGATTTCCGTTGGGACGTAACTCTCTTAGCGACGCGTCATTTCGAAACCCGGGTGTGGTATCAAATGGGCAAGGGCCAGGTCGTCACTCCCTAGGTGGCGTGCCGTACCTTGATCTGGATACGGTGGCAAGTGAGCAAGGATCGGGTCGTCGCATCCTTAGTGGCGCGCTATATCGGCGCCGGGTGTAGTGGAAAATGAACAAGGATCTTCGCATTTGACTTGACGAGTGCGAAGGGTAAGGAAGCTAGCCGAGCCTAGGAGGTTTCGCTTAAGTAGCTAGAACGTAGGGTAAGATTCGGGAGCTAGTTGATACAGCGGTGAGGAGAGGTGTTGATATCCTTTGCGTCCAAGAGACCAAGTGGAGGGGACAGAAGGCGAAGGAAGTAGAGGATACCGGCTTCAAGCTGTGGTATATGGGAACGGCTCCAAACAGAAATGAAGTAGGCATCTTGATCAACAAGAGCCTCAAATCTAGAGTGGTAGACATCAAGCGATGTAGTTGGGGACTTAGTTCTCAATGTTATTAGCGCTTATGCCCCGCAAATAGTCCACTATGAGAACACCAAGAGGAAGTTCCGGGAAGGCCTAGAGGACTTGGTTAGGGGTGTACCTAGTGGCGAAAAGCTCTTCATAGGAGAAGACCTTAATGGCCATGTAGGTACATCTAACATAGGTTTTAAAGGGGTGCATGGGGGCTTTGGCTCTGGCATCAAGAATCAAGAAGGGGAAGACTTCCTAAGCTTTGTTTTAGCGTACGACATGATCGTAGCTAACACCCTCTTTAAAAAGAGAATCTCATCTAGTGACTTTTAGTAGTGGCCACCACAGTAGCCAGATTGACTTCATCCTCTCAAGGAGAGAAGATAGGAGTGCGTGCCTAGATTGTAAGGTGATACCTGGAGAGAGTGTTGTCCTTCAGCATAAGCTTGTGGTGGCTGACTTCCGCTTTCGACTTCGTGTCCAGCGGGATAAGCGTGCGAAAGTCGCTAGAACGAAGTGGTGAAAACTCAAGGGGGAGATAGCCCAGACATTCAAGGAGAGGGTCACTAAGGAGGGCCCTTGGGAGGAAGGAGATGATGCGGATAATATGTGGATGAAGATGGCAACCTGTATTCGTAAGATGGCCTCAGAGGAGTTTGGAGTGTCCATGGGAAATAGAAGCGAAGTTAGGGATACCTGGTGTTGGAACACTGATGTCCAGAAGGTTATTAAGGAAAAGAAGGATTGTTTCAGGCGCCTGTACCTGGAGAAGTACAAGATGGCAAAGAAGGCCGCAAAACAAGCTGTGAGTGAAGCAAGGGATCAGATGTATGAGGACCTCTACCAACGGTTAGGCACGAAAGAAGGCGAAAAGAACATCTATAGGATGGCCAAGATCCGAGAGAGGAAGACGAGGGATGTTGACCAAGTCAAATGCATCAAGGACGGAGCAGACCAACTCGTGGTGAAGGGCAAGGAGATTAAGCATAGATGGCAGGAGTACTTCGACGGGCTGTTCAATGGGGAGACTGAGAGCTCTACCATTGAACTGGACAACTCCTTTGATGATACCAGTAGGCGTTTTGTGCGCCGAATCCAGGAGTAATGGATCCTGATTGTATCCCCATTGAAGTGTGGAGAGGCCTCGGAAACATAgcgatagtatggctaactaagctCTTCAACTTCATTTTTCGGGCAAAACAAGATGCCAGAAGAATGGAGACGCAGTATAttagtaccaatcttcaagaacaaaGGGGATGTTCAGAGTTATACTAACTACCATAGAATTAAGCTTATGAGCCATACAATGAAGCTATGGGAGAGAGTTATTGAGCACCGTTTAAGACGAATGACA
This region of Lolium perenne isolate Kyuss_39 chromosome 2, Kyuss_2.0, whole genome shotgun sequence genomic DNA includes:
- the LOC127333935 gene encoding reticulon-like protein B8, which translates into the protein MPEHSENAAENMVSGIMDAIADKLPKQKSVRFSEEGSISSQAKKLFGGDKSVHHILGGGKSADVLLWRNKKISSSVLGGATAAWVFFEWLDYHFLTIISFVLVLGMAIQFGWSSFAGMLNGSPSNVPRVELPEEVFANIGAAVGAQVNKFLGGLQDISCGRDLKQFLMVIAGFVVASFIGSWFNLISVIYIGFVSAHTLPVIYEKYHDQIDEMLYNMLGLLGSQYQKLDKGVLSKIPKGSLKFKKSQ